The Clarias gariepinus isolate MV-2021 ecotype Netherlands chromosome 4, CGAR_prim_01v2, whole genome shotgun sequence genome window below encodes:
- the LOC128520696 gene encoding coiled-coil domain-containing protein 178: protein MPDIDVLKRTSREGGDGLQDRGEFQKVYSSQTCALANAPTPCVCKAMCLVQELTDKLDHWVQQEAAKQRDISEGNNANHGISRFDSSHPGNHADLYIEGVGLFYETETLCPFWKGTGGVLLEVVSLIKRLESDRQEAKEALQEERRKAERLRSKQDSLSLWKQEQFPLAVQLEYEACTRDIAELRWHLRVHNDQMLRVRNVLTQAETQNHQLLENIDFLKKQGPLVNEKLHLEDGNLKQIQSARAEASEVLAKLSHELRGSEQELEKDQLQMDGEMGAMRQTLEGVRAQLQTRTTELQQLKTSWDLCCTRIRETEERVAFTDKQVDAMLRQIPILEAQETELSNAVMELKANLQSRERNLAEKQDGFTNVLKQIQATSQEGEANVCASEEIFSRKRQELLRLRDKNKEHELETQDYNKKIRQSKQAVQQLQKDQKRIQEKIRQNEEQRDQAKGELALHTARHTDTKARLEDLEQQTLEQEQSMREDTETLKMKLMSEMKLVADLKGDVASILMEYKATEDDYEREEDEVRKEHEEASSAVAQLETETVKLREIHTAKSKTIVDLKRKLSDVLTAHKILSDDLHQEKRDCLNHLRSAKEAQKAVMVRSEQVSGKIEELRLKCEEYRKESAIMEEMVTGMPQVLGELQSESDMVEYKHNLISTVMSSLQSDTAACRNRTALSEEAHSSLVSQRHAVMQDLKANLGKALKENAELAQEYCELQKAAMVAKREAVLTSGEKNRAEASFHNHTQLSLLQRRMHKAMLKYFKHRSVYSQAELARFQALSNQNKQKMKALQDDLSRAIQRISAFLTDADANDKPRRLDLDGLNRPMPTVQIAE, encoded by the exons ATGCCTGACATTGATGTGCTTAAACGTACTTCCAGGGAAGGCGGAGACGGTTTGCAAG ATCGAGGAGAGTTTCAGAAAGTGTACTCCAGCCAAACATGTGCGCTGGCGAACGCTCCAACACCATGCGTCTGTAAAGCCATGTGCCTCGTCCAGGAACTAACAGACAAACTGGACCACTGGGTCCAACAG GAAGCTGCTAAGCAGCGTGACATTTCTGAAGGAAACAATGCAAATCACGGCATCTCCAG GTTTGATTCGTCCCATCCGGGAAATCACGCAGATCTGTATATTGAGGGCGTGGGGCTTTTTTATG AAACTGAAACCTTGTGTCCCTTCTGGAAGGGGACAGGTGGCGTTCTGCTGGAGGTGGTGTCACTTATCAAGCGCCTGGAGTCAGATCGGCAAGAGGCCAAGGAGGCGCTGCAAGAGGAACGGCGTAAAGCGGAGCGCCTGAGAAGTAAACAGGACAGTCTCTCTCTGTGGAAACAAGAACAGTTTCCTCTAGCGGTACAGCTAG AATATGAAGCCTGCACCAGAGACATCGCAGAGCTGAGGTGGCATCTGAGAGTACATAACGACCAAATGCTGAGAGTCAGAAACGTCCTGACGCAAGCCGAGACGCAGAATCATCAACTGCTCGAGAATATCGATTTTCTAAAGAAACAGGGTCCACTCGTAAACGAGAAGCTGCACCTGGAAGATGGAAACTTGAAGCAGATACAATCGGCCCGAGCCGAG GCAAGTGAGGTGCTCGCGAAGTTGTCCCACGAGCTGAGAGGTTCTGAGCAGGAGCTGGAGAAAGACCAACTGCAGATGGATGGCGAAATGGGCGCCATGAGGCAGACGCTCGAAGGCGTCCGAGCTCAGCTTCAAACGAGGAC CACCGAACTGCAGCAGTTAAAGACTTCCTGGGACCTCTGTTGCACCAGAATCCGTGAAACTGAGGAGAGAGTAGCGTTTACAGATAAACAGGTCGACGCCATGCTCCGGCAGATCCCCATTCTAGAAGCACAAGAGACCGAGTTAAGCAATGCT GTTATGGAACTAAAAGCAAATCTGCAAAGTCGTGAAAGGAACCTGGCAGAAAAACAAGATGGTTTTACAAACGTTCTAAAGCAGATCCAAGCGACT AGTCAAGAAGGAGAAGCAAATGTCTGTGCGTCTGAGGAGATCTTCAGCAGGAAGCGTCAGGAGCTCCTGCGTCTGCgtgacaaaaacaaagaacatgaactAGAAACCCAGGACTACAATAAGAAGATCCGTCAAAG CAAGCAGGCGGTGCAGCAGCTGCAGAAAGACCAAAAGCGGATACAAGAGAAGATCCGTCAAAATGAGGAACAGAGGGATCAGGCCAAGGGTGAGCTGGCACTGCACACCGCCCGCCACACTGACACCAAGGCTCGGCTGGAGGACCTGGAGCAGCAGACGCTTGAGCAGGAGCAGAGCATGAGG GAAGACACAGAAACGTTGAAGATGAAGCTGATGAGTGAGATGAAGCTGGTAGCAGACCTTAAA GGTGACGTCGCCTCAATTCTGATGGAGTATAAAGCGACAGAAGACGACTACGAGAGAGAGGAAGACGAGGTGCGGAAAGAACATGAAGAAGCCTCGTCTGCAGTCGCCCAGCTGGAGACAGAGACGGTCAAACTGAGAGAAATACACACAGCCAAATCAAAA ACTATTGTAGACTTGAAAAGGAAATTGAGTGACGTCCTGACAGCGCACAAAATCCTGTCTGATGATCTTCACCAGGAGAAGCGTGACTGTCTCAACCATCTGCGTTCAGCTAAA GAAGCCCAAAAAGCGGTGATGGTGAGATCTGAACAGGTTTCCGGAAAGATCGAGGAGCTCAGGCTGAAGTGTGAAGAATACAGAAAGGAATCAGCAATAATGGAGGAGATGGTCACTGGCATGCCGCAAGTCCTGGGAGAACTACA gagtgAATCTGACATGGTGGAGTATAAACACAACCTGATCAGCACTGTGATGTCCAGCCTACAGAGTGACACAGCGGCCTGCAGAAACAGGACAGCGCTTTCAGAGGAGGCTCACTCGTCCCTCGTTTCTCAACGACATGCTGTGATGCAAGACCTGAAG GCTAATTTGGGGAAAGCTCTAAAAGAGAACGCGGAGTTGGCGCAGGAATACTGCGAGCTGCAGAAAGCGGCGATGGTTGCCAAGCGAGAAGCTGTGCTCACGTCGGGTGAGAAAAACAGAGCCGAGGCCTCTTTTCACAATCACACGCAG CTTTCATTGTTGCAGAGGAGGATGCACAAAGCCATGCTGAAATACTTCAAACACCGCAGCGTCTACAGCCAAGCAGAGCTGGCCCGCTTCCAGGCCCTCTCCAACCAGAACAAGCAGAAAATGAAAGCCCTCCAG GATGACTTGTCCAGGGCAATCCAGCGCATCTCGGCCTTCCTGACCGACGCCGACGCCAACGACAAACCGAGGCGCCTGGACCTCGATGGACTTAACAGGCCGATGCCTACGGTGCAGATAGCAGAGTAA